In Pseudomonas putida, a genomic segment contains:
- the peaB gene encoding quinohemoprotein amine dehydrogenase maturation protein, producing MGALLNLVERNLHEVQVDADRMLFHIPSSSLFTADAVTGGIIDTLRQHGCSAEELMQRLGQRFAGQEIEETLHELIALELVSDGSPLTPEIALRQVERTALNTVVLNVNTGCNLSCTYCYKEDLDKPSAGKKMSTATAEASVEMLLKESPDEQRYSVVFFGGEPLSNRPLIEHMVAYCERRFAEAGKQVEFIMTTNATLLTEEIIDWLNAHRFGLSISIDGPKTVHDRNRITVGGQGTYDVVRRKADLLLSRYTSRPVGARVTLTRGITDVETIWNHLFNEMGFAEVGFAPVTSGDMADFNLTGEELVQVFANMKALGRRYLEAALEHRNIGFSNLHQLITDIHEGHKKALPCGAGLKMLAVDHEGELNLCHRFTGSSLPTFGNVHQGVKQAQLNDFLSQRLDRSNTGCDTCRIRNLCSGGCYHESYARFGDPQHPTYHYCELMRDWVDFGIEVYSRIMAANPAFIDRYITPRKAH from the coding sequence ATGGGCGCACTACTGAACCTGGTCGAACGCAACCTGCACGAAGTGCAGGTCGATGCCGACCGCATGCTGTTCCACATCCCCAGCAGTTCGCTGTTCACCGCCGATGCGGTGACCGGCGGCATCATCGACACCCTGCGCCAGCACGGATGCTCGGCCGAAGAGCTGATGCAGCGCCTTGGCCAGCGTTTCGCCGGGCAGGAGATCGAGGAAACCCTGCACGAGCTGATCGCCCTCGAGCTGGTCAGCGACGGCTCGCCGCTGACGCCGGAAATCGCCCTGCGCCAGGTCGAGCGCACCGCGCTGAACACCGTGGTGCTGAACGTCAATACCGGCTGCAACCTCAGCTGCACCTACTGCTACAAGGAAGACCTGGACAAACCGTCGGCGGGCAAGAAGATGAGCACCGCCACCGCCGAGGCTTCGGTTGAGATGTTGCTCAAGGAGTCGCCCGACGAGCAGCGCTACAGCGTGGTGTTCTTCGGTGGCGAGCCGCTGTCCAACCGGCCTTTGATCGAGCATATGGTCGCCTACTGCGAGCGGCGCTTCGCCGAGGCCGGCAAGCAGGTGGAATTCATCATGACCACCAATGCCACCCTGCTCACCGAAGAGATCATCGACTGGCTCAACGCCCACCGCTTCGGCCTGTCGATCAGCATCGACGGGCCCAAGACCGTCCACGACCGCAACCGCATCACCGTGGGCGGGCAGGGCACCTACGACGTGGTGCGACGCAAGGCTGACCTGTTGCTGTCGCGCTACACCAGCCGCCCGGTGGGCGCGCGGGTGACCTTGACCCGCGGCATCACCGACGTCGAGACCATCTGGAACCACCTGTTCAACGAAATGGGCTTTGCCGAGGTCGGTTTCGCACCGGTCACCTCCGGCGACATGGCCGACTTCAACCTCACCGGCGAAGAACTGGTGCAGGTGTTCGCCAACATGAAAGCCCTTGGCCGGCGTTACCTGGAGGCGGCGCTGGAGCACCGCAACATCGGCTTCTCCAACCTGCACCAGCTGATCACCGACATCCACGAGGGCCACAAGAAAGCCCTGCCGTGCGGGGCCGGGCTGAAGATGCTGGCCGTGGACCACGAGGGTGAGTTGAACTTGTGCCATCGCTTCACCGGCTCCAGCCTGCCGACCTTCGGCAACGTGCACCAGGGCGTCAAGCAGGCGCAGTTGAACGATTTCCTGTCCCAGCGCCTGGATCGCAGCAACACCGGTTGTGACACTTGCCGCATCCGCAACCTGTGCTCCGGCGGCTGCTACCACGAAAGCTATGCCCGCTTTGGCGATCCGCAACACCCGACGTATCACTATTGCGAACTGATGCGCGACTGGGTCGATTTCGGCATCGAAGTCTACAGCCGCATCATGGCCGCCAATCCGGCCTTCATCGACCGCTACATCACTCCGCGGAAGGCGCACTGA
- the peaA gene encoding quinohemoprotein amine dehydrogenase subunit alpha, whose product MKTTRLRRHAGKLALIAAALLGTQAMAAEQGPSLLQNKCMGCHIPEGNDTYSRISHQRKTPEGWLMSIARMQIMHGLQISDDDRRTLVKYLADKQGLAPSETDGVRYAMERRLNTVEHFDTQLSETCGRCHSGARVALQRRPAQEWEHLVNFHLGQWPSLEYQAQARDRDWLEIALKQVVPELAKRFPLESPAWAAWEKAKPKADVLPGQWAFSGHMLAKGDVRGVMSVSAGEGDTFKVEVKGSYADGTPFNGSGSAILYNGYEWRGNVKVGDSNLRQVFAALDGEMKGRMFEADHDERGLDFTAAKEGKARLLAVQPAFIKAGGESEITLVGTGLSGKPELGTGVEVSEVLEQTPTLVRVKARAAADAKPGQREVAVGDLKGASLAVYDKVDEVKVVPAFSIARIGENGAKVPKVQGRFEAEAWGKDASGQPMRIGYLPAAWKVEPFNERAVEDEDVKFAGQMQADGVFVPGGAGPNPARKMMTNNAGNLKVIATLADGGQTGEGHMIVTVQRWNNPPLP is encoded by the coding sequence TTGAAGACGACTCGACTCCGGCGGCATGCGGGTAAACTGGCGTTGATCGCCGCCGCACTGCTGGGCACCCAGGCCATGGCGGCCGAGCAGGGCCCGAGCCTGTTGCAGAACAAGTGCATGGGATGCCACATCCCTGAGGGCAATGACACCTACAGCCGCATCAGCCACCAGCGCAAGACCCCTGAAGGCTGGCTGATGAGCATCGCCCGCATGCAGATCATGCATGGGCTGCAGATCAGCGACGACGATCGCCGCACCCTGGTCAAGTACCTGGCCGACAAGCAGGGGCTGGCACCGAGCGAAACCGATGGCGTGCGCTACGCCATGGAGCGCCGGCTCAATACCGTGGAACACTTCGATACCCAGCTCAGCGAAACCTGCGGCCGTTGCCACTCCGGTGCCCGTGTAGCCCTGCAGCGACGCCCGGCGCAGGAATGGGAACACCTGGTCAACTTCCACCTCGGCCAGTGGCCATCCCTGGAATACCAGGCCCAGGCGCGCGACCGCGACTGGCTGGAAATCGCCCTCAAGCAAGTCGTGCCAGAGCTGGCCAAACGCTTTCCGCTGGAAAGCCCGGCCTGGGCCGCCTGGGAAAAAGCCAAGCCCAAGGCCGATGTGCTGCCGGGGCAGTGGGCGTTCAGCGGCCACATGCTCGCCAAGGGCGATGTGCGCGGCGTGATGAGCGTCAGCGCAGGCGAGGGCGATACCTTCAAGGTCGAGGTCAAGGGTAGCTACGCCGACGGCACGCCGTTCAACGGCAGCGGCTCGGCCATCCTCTACAACGGCTATGAATGGCGCGGCAACGTCAAGGTCGGCGACAGCAACCTGCGCCAGGTCTTCGCCGCGCTGGACGGCGAGATGAAAGGCCGCATGTTCGAGGCCGATCACGATGAGCGTGGCCTGGACTTCACCGCAGCGAAGGAAGGCAAGGCGCGCTTGCTGGCGGTGCAGCCGGCGTTCATCAAGGCCGGGGGCGAAAGCGAGATCACCCTGGTCGGTACCGGCCTGTCGGGCAAGCCCGAACTGGGCACGGGCGTCGAGGTGAGCGAGGTGCTGGAGCAGACGCCGACCCTGGTGCGGGTCAAGGCCCGCGCTGCGGCCGATGCCAAGCCTGGCCAACGCGAGGTCGCGGTCGGTGATCTCAAGGGCGCTAGCCTCGCGGTCTACGACAAGGTCGACGAGGTCAAGGTGGTGCCGGCGTTCTCCATCGCCCGTATCGGCGAGAACGGTGCCAAGGTGCCGAAGGTCCAGGGTCGCTTCGAGGCCGAAGCCTGGGGCAAGGACGCCAGCGGCCAGCCGATGCGCATCGGCTACTTGCCTGCGGCGTGGAAGGTCGAGCCGTTCAACGAGCGCGCCGTCGAGGACGAAGACGTCAAGTTCGCCGGGCAGATGCAGGCCGACGGCGTGTTCGTGCCAGGCGGTGCCGGCCCGAACCCTGCGCGCAAGATGATGACCAACAACGCTGGCAACCTGAAGGTCATCGCAACGCTGGCAGACGGCGGCCAGACCGGCGAAGGCCACATGATCGTCACCGTACAACGCTGGAACAACCCGCCACTGCCATAA
- a CDS encoding aldehyde dehydrogenase family protein: MLSDLPILPATRAFLERKLKMRIGADWQDAASGRTLAFRNPATGDVLGEVPAAEQEDVDRAVRAARQAFDDSAWSRTRPRERQNLLWRLADLMERDAQQLAELECLNNGKSAAVAKVMDVQLAIDFLRYMAGWATKIEGSTVEASMPLMPNDQFHGFVRREAIGVVGAIVAWNFPLLLACWKLGPALASGCTVVLKPADETPLTALKLAELVDEAGYPAGVFNVITGTGLNAGAALSRHPGVDKLTFTGSTEVGKLIGKAAMDNMTRVTLELGGKSPTIVMPDANLQDAAAGAATAIFFNQGQVCCAGSRLYVHRKQFDNVIADIAGIANGMKLGSGLDPAVQMGPLISAKQQDRVTGYIELGRELGATIACGGEGFGPGYFVKPTVIVDVDQRHRLVQEEIFGPVLVAMPFDDVDEVIAMANDNPYGLCASIWSNDLGAVHRMIPRIKSGSVWVNCHSALDPALPFGGYKMSGVGREMGAAAIEHYTELKSVLIRL; the protein is encoded by the coding sequence ATGCTTTCCGACCTGCCCATCCTGCCCGCCACCCGCGCCTTTCTCGAACGCAAGCTGAAGATGCGCATCGGCGCCGACTGGCAGGATGCCGCCAGTGGCCGCACTCTTGCGTTTCGCAACCCCGCGACCGGTGACGTGCTCGGCGAAGTGCCAGCCGCCGAACAGGAGGACGTCGACCGCGCGGTACGCGCCGCCCGCCAGGCGTTCGACGACTCGGCATGGAGCCGGACGCGCCCGCGCGAGCGGCAGAACCTGCTGTGGCGCCTGGCTGACCTGATGGAGCGCGACGCGCAGCAACTGGCCGAGCTGGAATGCCTGAACAACGGCAAGAGCGCCGCCGTGGCCAAGGTCATGGACGTGCAACTGGCCATCGACTTCCTGCGCTACATGGCCGGTTGGGCCACCAAGATCGAGGGTAGCACCGTCGAGGCGTCCATGCCGTTGATGCCCAACGACCAGTTCCACGGCTTCGTCCGTCGCGAGGCCATCGGTGTGGTCGGCGCCATCGTCGCCTGGAACTTCCCGCTGCTGCTGGCTTGCTGGAAACTCGGCCCGGCCCTGGCCTCCGGCTGCACCGTGGTGCTCAAGCCCGCCGACGAAACCCCGCTGACCGCGCTGAAACTCGCCGAGCTGGTGGACGAAGCCGGTTACCCGGCTGGCGTGTTCAACGTCATCACCGGCACCGGGCTGAATGCTGGCGCCGCGCTCAGCCGCCACCCCGGTGTCGACAAACTGACCTTCACCGGCTCGACCGAAGTGGGCAAGTTGATCGGCAAGGCGGCCATGGACAACATGACCCGCGTGACCCTCGAACTGGGTGGCAAGTCGCCGACCATCGTCATGCCCGACGCCAACCTGCAGGACGCTGCCGCAGGTGCCGCCACCGCGATCTTCTTCAACCAGGGCCAGGTCTGCTGCGCCGGCTCCCGGCTGTACGTGCATCGCAAGCAGTTCGACAACGTCATCGCAGACATCGCCGGCATCGCCAATGGCATGAAGCTGGGCAGCGGCCTGGACCCTGCGGTACAGATGGGGCCGCTGATCTCGGCCAAGCAACAGGACCGGGTCACCGGCTACATCGAGCTTGGCCGCGAGCTGGGTGCGACCATCGCCTGTGGTGGTGAAGGCTTCGGGCCTGGCTATTTCGTCAAGCCGACCGTGATCGTCGATGTCGACCAGCGTCATCGCCTGGTGCAGGAGGAAATCTTCGGCCCGGTGCTGGTGGCCATGCCGTTCGACGATGTCGACGAAGTGATCGCCATGGCCAACGACAACCCCTATGGCCTGTGTGCCAGCATCTGGTCCAACGACCTGGGCGCCGTGCACCGGATGATCCCGCGCATCAAGTCGGGCTCGGTGTGGGTCAACTGCCATAGTGCGCTGGACCCGGCGCTGCCGTTCGGCGGCTACAAGATGTCGGGGGTTGGCCGCGAAATGGGCGCTGCTGCAATCGAACACTACACCGAGCTGAAGTCGGTGTTGATCAGGCTCTGA
- a CDS encoding RHS repeat-associated core domain-containing protein: MTKFFSAVSETAYSTFGYFNSARQRSLLGFNGQARDSATNADLLGNGRRAYSSVLMRFISPDDQSPFGLGGINTYAYCGGDPINHTDPTGHVKHWIVRGRIQQSERIASNDLIARRRAALSLPADSSPIQPSNREPQLNFAETRYQKEFSDADRVFARKIQASTSDAIPRGKRIVEATSPDFVEAIASRWRFHRDGKSPKSLRQIAEASPNRMGVDIKSYAASLRSGADRMIALYQAKQNQS, encoded by the coding sequence ATGACAAAGTTTTTCTCTGCAGTAAGCGAGACTGCCTATTCAACCTTTGGCTATTTTAATTCGGCTCGACAGCGTTCTCTCTTGGGTTTCAACGGCCAGGCACGTGATTCTGCGACAAATGCTGATCTATTAGGGAATGGGCGAAGAGCCTACAGTTCGGTGCTCATGCGCTTTATTTCGCCTGATGATCAAAGCCCATTCGGGCTCGGCGGAATCAATACCTATGCCTATTGTGGCGGTGATCCGATAAACCATACGGACCCGACAGGGCATGTCAAACACTGGATCGTGAGGGGGAGAATTCAACAATCAGAGAGGATTGCCAGTAACGACTTAATTGCCCGGCGCCGAGCAGCTTTATCGCTGCCAGCAGACTCCAGCCCAATTCAACCTTCCAATCGAGAGCCACAGTTGAATTTTGCTGAAACGAGGTACCAGAAAGAATTCTCAGATGCAGACAGGGTCTTTGCGCGCAAAATTCAGGCTTCCACCAGTGACGCTATTCCGCGAGGCAAAAGAATCGTTGAAGCCACGAGTCCGGATTTTGTTGAGGCGATCGCTTCCCGATGGCGGTTTCACCGTGATGGCAAGTCCCCCAAGTCGTTAAGACAAATAGCTGAAGCCAGTCCAAATCGGATGGGAGTTGATATAAAGAGCTATGCTGCTTCTCTTCGTAGTGGGGCTGATAGAATGATTGCACTCTACCAGGCGAAGCAAAATCAAAGCTAG
- a CDS encoding NAD(P)/FAD-dependent oxidoreductase, whose amino-acid sequence MPEPHILILGAGPAGAATAIGLRRLGYPVTVVSDWRRFAAVEGVSLRVLEGLRHAGLGEALAQAAVSASRQVRWNGQHSQLNQEFLLDRQRFDRALRDDLARAGVTLVQGRVREVSHVGGHEVRLEDGQVLRGRFLVEARGRQAPLAADRLRGPETVSLLNLWQGEPGDPASAVESLDDGWAWMARLADGRCYWQMTLDAERLPGKAALPVYCAERRRSSALVAQLFGEQALAPAQVHARSSTAILAGDCVGDDWLRVGDAAMAVDPLSGNGIFQSLSSALQAPVVVNTLLRCPERAGLAKQFHQRRIEQLFLRFARMGRDFYAQEAARAELPFWARRQGWPDAQPLHLTADWKAVQLARRPVLRDGLVDEAEVVVTADQPLGVWHLQGLELAPMVREIHSGQTVEAVLSGLADEQQMMVRRWLREQGLD is encoded by the coding sequence ATGCCTGAGCCGCATATTCTGATTCTGGGCGCCGGCCCTGCAGGGGCCGCCACCGCCATTGGCCTGAGGCGCCTGGGCTATCCGGTCACGGTGGTTTCCGACTGGCGCCGTTTCGCTGCCGTCGAAGGCGTATCGCTGCGTGTGCTGGAGGGCCTGCGTCATGCCGGGTTGGGCGAGGCGCTGGCGCAGGCGGCGGTGTCGGCTTCGCGCCAGGTGCGCTGGAACGGCCAGCATTCGCAGCTGAACCAGGAGTTCCTGCTGGACCGCCAGCGTTTCGACCGCGCCTTGCGCGATGACCTGGCGCGGGCGGGTGTAACGCTGGTACAAGGGCGGGTCCGCGAGGTATCGCACGTCGGCGGGCATGAAGTCCGCCTGGAGGACGGCCAAGTGCTGCGTGGGCGCTTCCTGGTCGAGGCGCGTGGCCGTCAGGCGCCGCTGGCGGCAGACCGATTGCGCGGGCCGGAAACGGTCAGCCTGCTCAACCTCTGGCAGGGCGAACCGGGCGACCCTGCTTCGGCAGTCGAGAGCCTGGATGACGGCTGGGCATGGATGGCCAGGCTGGCCGATGGCCGTTGCTACTGGCAAATGACCCTGGACGCCGAGCGGCTACCGGGCAAGGCCGCGCTGCCCGTTTACTGCGCCGAGCGCCGGCGTAGTTCGGCTTTGGTGGCGCAGCTGTTCGGCGAGCAGGCGTTGGCGCCTGCCCAGGTGCACGCGCGCAGCAGCACGGCGATCCTCGCTGGCGACTGCGTCGGGGATGACTGGCTGAGGGTTGGGGATGCCGCCATGGCGGTTGACCCACTGTCGGGGAATGGCATTTTCCAGTCGTTGTCTTCGGCATTGCAAGCACCAGTGGTGGTCAACACCTTGCTGCGCTGCCCGGAGCGAGCGGGCTTGGCCAAGCAGTTTCACCAGCGGCGGATCGAGCAGCTGTTCCTGCGCTTTGCGCGCATGGGGCGTGACTTCTATGCCCAAGAAGCCGCGCGGGCCGAGCTGCCGTTTTGGGCCCGTCGCCAGGGCTGGCCGGACGCCCAGCCGCTGCACCTGACGGCGGACTGGAAAGCGGTACAGCTGGCACGGCGGCCAGTGTTGCGCGATGGCCTGGTGGATGAGGCCGAGGTGGTGGTCACGGCGGATCAGCCGCTGGGGGTTTGGCATCTACAGGGGCTGGAGCTGGCGCCGATGGTGCGGGAAATACATAGCGGCCAAACTGTTGAGGCCGTGCTTTCTGGTTTGGCGGACGAGCAGCAGATGATGGTCCGCCGATGGCTGCGAGAGCAAGGTCTGGATTGA
- a CDS encoding peptidase S8 and S53 subtilisin kexin sedolisin, producing the protein MSHDLRIGVIDSGCAAAQAREVVAARRFWLQDGVLHDGPLQADRLGHGSAVLASLQAEADQVPLLLAQVFNEQGTTSALQVAAALLWLTEQGATLVNLSLGLQQDRPVLRRACIEAQAAGVLLCASSPARGGPVYPASYPEVIRVTGDARCAPGQWSWLGSAQADFGGYVGERGMAGASLGCAALSGRIAALLRQQPGLDRSQVMAWLRANAAFSGPERRGAADA; encoded by the coding sequence ATGAGCCATGACCTGCGCATTGGCGTGATCGACAGCGGCTGCGCGGCTGCTCAGGCGCGCGAGGTGGTGGCGGCGCGGCGTTTCTGGCTGCAAGACGGAGTGCTGCACGACGGGCCGTTGCAAGCGGATCGGCTGGGCCACGGCAGCGCCGTGCTGGCCAGCCTGCAAGCCGAGGCTGATCAGGTGCCGCTGTTGCTGGCGCAGGTGTTCAATGAACAGGGCACCACCAGCGCCTTGCAAGTGGCTGCGGCGTTGCTGTGGTTGACCGAGCAGGGGGCGACCCTGGTCAACCTCAGTCTCGGGCTGCAGCAGGATCGCCCGGTATTGCGCCGGGCGTGTATTGAAGCGCAGGCAGCCGGTGTGCTGCTGTGCGCCTCGAGCCCCGCGCGTGGCGGTCCGGTGTATCCGGCGAGTTATCCGGAGGTCATCCGAGTCACCGGCGATGCGCGCTGCGCACCGGGGCAATGGTCATGGCTGGGTAGCGCCCAAGCCGACTTCGGCGGCTACGTGGGCGAGCGCGGCATGGCCGGCGCGAGTCTGGGTTGTGCGGCGTTGAGCGGGCGGATCGCCGCCCTGTTGCGCCAACAGCCGGGCCTGGACCGCTCGCAAGTAATGGCGTGGTTGCGTGCCAATGCCGCCTTCAGTGGCCCCGAACGGCGAGGTGCGGCGGATGCCTGA
- a CDS encoding ABC transporter ATP-binding protein: MGGLFARLVDSSDPLLMRQALAWLYGFVRPQRSAIAVLLVLSLGASMLALVQPWLVKTLIDEGLLAKDYQTLWHMAVVMIVAGVLGTVLAGVNRYLHTRLSGRILFALRDDLYRHLQQLSPTFYGRRRMGDILSRLDGDVAEIQRFAVDSLFSAVSAIIGLVGSVVLMLMLSWQLSLLLALLVPLEVIWLRWMRRKVEREVRSLRERSADVSSFLVETLPAMKFIQAAGRQAHEAGRLDQLGQGYMRQLLKVQVTEFFTQAVPGTLTSWCRACAFLVGGWWVIQGTWQLGALIAFSTYMGMAVGPVQSLLGLYVAVQRMAVSLGRVMELKREAVAVRQAETPRPMPDGPGELRLEGVHFAHDGREGAVLADVDACMPAGLKVAISGASGVGKSTLIDLLQRFYDPDAGRILLDGADLRELDLAAVRQRIAVVSQDIVLFRGTLAQNLAYAAPQASREALEQVVRLAHLESLVDSLPMGLDGLLGERGQQLSGGQKQRIAIARAVLQAPSILVLDEATSAVDEATEREVIAAIDQLFAGRTRILISHRPSTLADADLHLHLQGGALRVLAKEVARHEP, from the coding sequence ATGGGCGGACTGTTCGCAAGGCTGGTGGACTCCAGCGACCCGCTGCTGATGCGCCAGGCCCTGGCCTGGCTCTATGGCTTCGTACGTCCGCAACGCAGCGCCATCGCGGTGCTGCTGGTGCTGTCACTGGGCGCCTCGATGCTGGCACTGGTGCAGCCGTGGTTGGTCAAGACATTGATCGATGAGGGCCTGCTGGCCAAGGATTACCAGACCCTCTGGCACATGGCCGTGGTGATGATCGTCGCCGGCGTGCTCGGTACTGTGCTGGCCGGCGTCAATCGCTACCTGCACACGCGCTTGTCCGGGCGCATCCTGTTCGCTCTGCGCGACGACCTGTACCGGCATTTGCAGCAACTGTCGCCGACCTTCTATGGGCGGCGGCGCATGGGTGACATCCTCTCGCGGCTGGACGGCGACGTCGCCGAGATCCAGCGCTTCGCCGTCGACTCCTTGTTTTCGGCGGTGTCGGCAATCATCGGCCTGGTGGGCTCGGTGGTGCTGATGCTGATGCTGTCGTGGCAGCTGTCGCTGCTGCTGGCGCTGCTGGTACCGCTGGAGGTGATCTGGCTGCGCTGGATGCGGCGCAAGGTCGAGCGTGAGGTGCGCAGCCTGCGCGAGCGCTCCGCGGATGTGTCGTCGTTCCTGGTCGAGACGTTGCCGGCGATGAAATTCATCCAGGCCGCGGGCCGGCAGGCCCATGAAGCCGGACGGCTGGACCAGCTCGGACAGGGCTACATGCGCCAGTTGCTGAAGGTCCAGGTCACCGAGTTCTTCACCCAGGCGGTGCCCGGCACCCTGACCTCCTGGTGCCGTGCCTGCGCGTTCCTGGTGGGCGGCTGGTGGGTGATTCAGGGGACCTGGCAGTTGGGTGCACTGATTGCGTTTTCCACCTACATGGGCATGGCCGTCGGACCGGTGCAGAGCCTGCTTGGCCTGTACGTGGCGGTACAACGCATGGCGGTGAGCCTGGGCCGGGTCATGGAACTCAAGCGTGAGGCCGTGGCCGTGCGGCAAGCCGAGACGCCTCGGCCAATGCCGGATGGGCCGGGCGAGTTGCGCCTCGAAGGCGTGCACTTCGCCCATGATGGCCGCGAGGGCGCGGTCTTGGCCGACGTCGATGCCTGCATGCCTGCCGGGCTCAAGGTGGCCATCAGCGGCGCCTCGGGGGTCGGCAAGTCGACCCTGATCGACCTCCTGCAACGTTTCTACGACCCGGATGCCGGGCGCATCCTGCTCGATGGCGCCGACCTGCGCGAGCTCGACCTGGCTGCCGTGCGCCAGCGCATCGCCGTGGTCAGCCAGGACATCGTGCTGTTTCGCGGCACCCTGGCGCAGAACCTTGCCTACGCTGCGCCACAGGCCAGCCGCGAGGCACTCGAACAGGTGGTACGCCTGGCGCACCTCGAAAGCCTGGTAGACAGCCTGCCGATGGGCCTCGATGGTCTGCTCGGCGAGCGTGGTCAGCAGCTTTCCGGTGGGCAGAAGCAGCGTATCGCCATTGCCCGCGCGGTACTCCAGGCGCCTTCGATCCTGGTGCTGGACGAAGCCACTTCGGCGGTCGACGAAGCCACCGAGCGCGAGGTGATCGCGGCCATCGATCAGTTGTTCGCCGGCCGCACGCGGATCCTCATCAGCCACAGGCCGTCGACCCTGGCCGATGCCGACCTGCACCTGCACCTACAGGGTGGCGCGCTGCGTGTGCTTGCCAAAGAGGTGGCCCGGCATGAGCCATGA
- a CDS encoding sigma-54-dependent Fis family transcriptional regulator → MARQLPTTNAQDPLHQSRQARLRLASEGELPLGVLRDEIDASWRRSLGHGLDCLQGEQPGTVLAQRHDLRQLLEQNRLLVDAVTPELDYLVARQGKAGIVILGDADANLLAIEGQTHVLEREGLRDLHPGSCWSESLRGTNAIGTAVVEGRPTLIDCGEHYLDRLSPFSCTSVPLRDPNGQVIGVLDITREGALAQPQDSLSMLMLAAGNIESRMFGLRYPEHLVLAFHSRPQYLNSAWHGLLALSLDGEVLAANDNACQLLQIARQDLLGRRSSDLLGERSPAFIARLWQGGVSSVHTAKGEFFFRALQLPRHSQLPSVAVVKPTQPAKSPALDALAGGDARLARNLRMARQGLGNGLPVLLLGETGTGKEVVARALHQASPRADKAFVAVNCAAIPEGLIESELFGYRDGAFTGSRRGGMVGRLMQAHGGTLFLDEIGDMPLALQARLLRVLQERRVAPLGAGEEQDIDVALICATHRDLKRLVSEEHFREDLYYRVNGVSLRLPALREREDLSAIVQGVLDRFGARGVTLDPALEVLLEGFDWPGNIRQLEMVVRTALAMREEDEQVLTVDHLTDCLLDELASGGAPSGSLKDNELEMIRGALARHQGNVSAAAEALGISRATLYRKLKQLRG, encoded by the coding sequence ATGGCGCGACAACTTCCCACAACAAACGCCCAAGATCCCCTACACCAATCCCGCCAAGCGCGCTTGCGCCTGGCCAGTGAAGGCGAGCTACCGCTGGGTGTGCTGCGCGATGAAATCGACGCTTCCTGGCGCCGCAGCCTCGGCCATGGCCTCGATTGCCTGCAGGGTGAGCAACCCGGTACGGTCCTGGCCCAGCGCCATGACCTGCGCCAGCTCCTCGAGCAGAACCGACTGCTGGTCGATGCGGTTACCCCCGAACTCGATTACCTGGTGGCACGCCAAGGCAAGGCCGGCATCGTCATCCTCGGTGATGCCGATGCCAACCTGCTGGCCATCGAAGGGCAGACCCATGTCCTCGAACGCGAAGGCCTGCGCGACCTGCACCCGGGCAGTTGCTGGAGCGAGTCGTTGCGTGGCACCAATGCCATCGGCACTGCCGTGGTCGAAGGCCGGCCCACGCTGATCGATTGCGGCGAACACTACCTTGACCGGCTCAGCCCGTTCTCCTGCACCTCGGTGCCCCTGCGTGACCCCAACGGCCAGGTGATCGGCGTGCTCGACATCACCCGCGAAGGGGCCTTGGCCCAGCCCCAGGACAGCTTGTCGATGCTGATGCTGGCGGCAGGCAACATCGAAAGCCGGATGTTCGGCCTGCGCTACCCCGAACACCTGGTGCTGGCCTTCCACAGCCGTCCGCAATACCTCAACAGTGCCTGGCACGGGCTGCTGGCGCTGAGCCTGGATGGCGAGGTGCTGGCAGCCAACGACAACGCCTGCCAGTTACTGCAGATCGCCCGCCAGGACCTGCTGGGGCGGCGCAGCAGCGACCTGCTCGGTGAGCGCTCCCCGGCCTTCATTGCCCGCCTGTGGCAGGGTGGCGTGAGTAGCGTGCACACGGCCAAGGGCGAGTTCTTTTTCCGCGCCTTGCAGTTGCCCCGCCATAGCCAGCTTCCCAGTGTGGCGGTCGTCAAGCCAACGCAACCCGCCAAGTCGCCAGCGCTCGACGCACTCGCCGGCGGCGATGCCCGCCTGGCGCGCAACCTGCGCATGGCTCGCCAGGGGCTGGGCAACGGCTTGCCGGTGCTGCTGCTGGGCGAAACCGGGACCGGCAAGGAAGTGGTCGCCCGCGCCCTGCACCAGGCCAGCCCGCGTGCCGACAAGGCATTCGTCGCGGTCAACTGCGCGGCCATTCCCGAAGGGCTGATCGAATCCGAACTGTTCGGCTATCGCGACGGCGCGTTCACCGGTTCCCGACGCGGGGGTATGGTCGGGCGGCTGATGCAGGCCCACGGCGGCACGCTTTTCCTCGACGAGATCGGCGACATGCCGCTGGCACTGCAGGCGCGCCTGCTGCGTGTGCTGCAGGAGAGGCGGGTGGCGCCGTTGGGCGCTGGCGAGGAACAGGACATCGACGTCGCGCTGATCTGCGCTACTCACCGCGACCTCAAGCGCCTGGTCAGCGAAGAGCATTTTCGCGAGGATCTCTACTACCGCGTCAATGGGGTTTCGCTGCGCCTGCCCGCGCTGCGCGAGCGTGAGGACCTGTCGGCCATCGTTCAGGGTGTGCTGGACCGCTTCGGGGCACGAGGCGTGACGCTCGACCCGGCCCTGGAGGTGTTGCTCGAAGGCTTCGACTGGCCCGGCAACATCCGCCAGCTGGAAATGGTCGTGCGCACCGCGCTGGCGATGCGCGAGGAAGACGAACAGGTATTGACCGTCGATCACCTTACCGACTGCCTGCTCGACGAGCTGGCCAGTGGCGGCGCGCCGTCGGGTAGCCTCAAGGACAACGAGCTGGAAATGATCCGTGGCGCATTGGCGCGCCATCAGGGCAACGTTTCGGCCGCAGCCGAAGCGCTTGGTATCAGCCGGGCGACCCTGTACCGCAAGCTCAAGCAGTTGCGCGGTTGA